A window of Rhizobium acidisoli contains these coding sequences:
- a CDS encoding aldo/keto reductase yields MEYRLLGRSGLKISTLTMGTMTFGGVGWAKTVGDLGVAEARKMIDICIDAGINLIDTANAYSNGECENIIGDVLSGKRPQGVLLATKARFGMGDGPNDQGLSRYHLIRECEASLKRLKTDVIDLYQVHEWDGQTPLEETMEALDTLIKQGKVRYVGCSNYSGWHIMKALGIANEHRYQRFVSQQIHYTLEARDAEYELLPISIDQGLGVLVWSPLAGGLLSGKHRRNQAAPEGTRQFAGWTEPPIRDENRLWNIVETLVGIGQERGVSAAQVALAWLIGRKAVTSVIIGGRTEAQFRDNIAAAELKLMDEERKRLDAVSLPPVIYPYWHQLNTVSDRLGEADLELFGPHLQQ; encoded by the coding sequence ATGGAATATCGTCTGCTCGGCCGTTCAGGCCTCAAAATTTCGACTTTGACCATGGGCACGATGACCTTCGGCGGCGTCGGCTGGGCAAAGACCGTGGGCGATCTCGGCGTCGCCGAGGCAAGGAAGATGATCGATATCTGCATCGATGCCGGCATCAACCTTATCGACACCGCCAATGCCTATTCCAACGGCGAATGCGAAAACATCATCGGCGACGTGCTCTCCGGCAAGCGGCCGCAAGGCGTGCTGCTTGCCACCAAGGCCCGTTTCGGCATGGGTGACGGCCCGAACGACCAGGGACTGTCGCGCTACCATTTGATCCGGGAATGCGAAGCGAGCCTCAAACGCCTGAAGACCGATGTCATCGACCTGTACCAGGTGCATGAATGGGACGGTCAGACGCCGCTCGAAGAGACGATGGAAGCCCTTGACACGCTGATCAAGCAGGGCAAGGTGCGTTACGTCGGCTGCTCGAACTATTCCGGCTGGCACATCATGAAGGCGCTTGGCATCGCCAACGAGCACCGCTACCAGCGCTTCGTCAGCCAGCAGATCCACTATACGCTGGAAGCGCGCGACGCCGAATACGAGCTGCTGCCGATTTCGATCGACCAGGGCCTCGGCGTGCTGGTCTGGAGCCCGCTTGCCGGCGGCCTGCTCTCCGGCAAACACCGCCGCAACCAGGCCGCTCCCGAAGGCACGCGGCAGTTCGCCGGCTGGACCGAACCGCCGATCCGTGACGAGAACCGCCTGTGGAACATCGTTGAGACGCTGGTCGGGATCGGGCAGGAGCGCGGCGTCTCGGCCGCACAAGTGGCGCTCGCCTGGCTGATCGGCCGCAAGGCGGTAACCTCGGTCATCATCGGCGGCCGCACAGAAGCCCAGTTCCGCGACAATATCGCTGCCGCCGAGCTGAAGCTGATGGATGAGGAGCGCAAGCGCCTCGACGCCGTCAGCCTGCCGCCGGTGATCTATCCTTATTGGCACCAGCTGAACACGGTGAGCGACAGGCTTGGTGAAGCCGATCTCGAACTGTTCGGCCCGCATCTTCAGCAATAG
- a CDS encoding type II toxin-antitoxin system RelE/ParE family toxin codes for MTSTYRLTRTADAVLSGIDEYASLHFGEAQADAYLLDWDRIFVLLSRVPSMGDACDELGSGLRRLLHMRHVAFYREVPDGILVVDIIGADRLPERHLQSRRRSPTADPHAS; via the coding sequence GTGACATCAACCTATAGGCTGACCCGAACCGCAGACGCCGTGCTGTCAGGCATCGACGAATATGCCAGCCTGCATTTCGGCGAGGCGCAGGCGGATGCCTATCTTCTCGATTGGGACAGGATTTTCGTGCTTCTTTCGCGCGTGCCTTCCATGGGAGATGCGTGCGACGAACTCGGCTCCGGCCTTCGCCGCCTCCTCCACATGCGCCACGTCGCCTTCTACCGCGAAGTTCCGGACGGCATCCTCGTCGTCGACATCATCGGCGCCGACCGGCTTCCCGAAAGACACCTTCAATCCAGACGACGCTCCCCAACGGCAGACCCACATGCCTCGTAA
- a CDS encoding class I SAM-dependent methyltransferase, whose protein sequence is MPRNSTSAFYEENAETYANRARSLPKQQLDAFLTRLAPGGAILELGCGGGQDSAYMLSQGFDVTPTDGSAELARQAEVLIGRPVKVMLFQELDADSAFDGVWAHASLLHVSRAELPDVFARIRRALKTGGLLHASFKAGKVEGHDGFGRYYNYPSREWLSELLTKDGWRNLAIEESDGGGYDGKPTRWLTISAER, encoded by the coding sequence ATGCCTCGTAACAGTACCTCCGCCTTTTACGAGGAAAACGCCGAGACATACGCCAACCGGGCGCGCAGCCTGCCGAAGCAGCAGCTCGATGCCTTCCTCACGCGTCTCGCACCGGGTGGCGCAATCCTCGAACTCGGCTGCGGTGGCGGCCAGGACAGCGCCTATATGCTGTCGCAGGGTTTCGACGTGACGCCGACGGATGGCTCGGCCGAGCTTGCGAGGCAGGCAGAAGTTCTGATCGGCAGGCCGGTGAAGGTCATGCTGTTCCAGGAGCTCGACGCCGACAGCGCCTTCGACGGCGTCTGGGCGCATGCGAGCCTTCTCCATGTCTCAAGGGCTGAACTGCCCGATGTCTTCGCCCGCATCCGCCGCGCGCTCAAAACCGGCGGCCTTCTTCACGCAAGTTTCAAGGCGGGAAAAGTGGAAGGCCATGACGGCTTCGGGCGCTACTACAACTACCCCTCACGCGAATGGCTGTCGGAGCTTCTGACGAAGGACGGCTGGCGCAACCTCGCCATCGAGGAAAGCGACGGCGGCGGCTATGACGGCAAGCCGACCCGCTGGCTGACGATCAGCGCGGAGCGGTAG
- the ilvC gene encoding ketol-acid reductoisomerase, producing the protein MRVYYDRDADLNLIKAKKVAVIGYGSQGRAHALNLKDSGAQNLVIALKAGSPTVKKAEADGFKVMTVAEAAGWADLMMMATPDELQADIYKADIAPNIRDGAAIAFAHGLNVHFGLIEPKASVDVVMIAPKGPGHTVRGEYQKGGGVPCLVAVHQNASGNALELALSYACGVGGGRSGIIETNFREECETDLFGEQVVLCGGLVELIRAGFETLTEAGYAPEMAYFECLHEVKLIVDLIYEGGIANMNYSISNTAEWGEYVSGPRIITAETKAEMKRVLKDIQTGKFTSEWMQEYRSGAARFKGIRRNNDSHQIEEVGAKLRGMMPWIGKNKLVDKSVN; encoded by the coding sequence ATGCGCGTCTATTACGATCGTGATGCCGATCTCAACCTCATCAAGGCCAAGAAGGTCGCCGTCATCGGCTACGGCTCGCAGGGCCGTGCTCATGCGCTGAACCTCAAGGACAGCGGTGCCCAGAACCTGGTCATCGCGCTGAAGGCCGGTTCGCCAACCGTCAAGAAGGCCGAAGCCGATGGCTTCAAGGTCATGACGGTTGCCGAAGCTGCCGGCTGGGCCGACCTGATGATGATGGCGACCCCGGACGAACTGCAGGCCGATATCTACAAAGCCGACATCGCTCCGAACATCCGCGACGGCGCTGCCATCGCTTTCGCTCACGGCCTCAACGTTCACTTCGGCCTGATCGAGCCGAAGGCTTCGGTCGACGTCGTGATGATCGCACCGAAGGGCCCGGGCCACACGGTTCGCGGCGAATACCAGAAGGGCGGCGGCGTTCCCTGCCTCGTGGCCGTTCATCAGAACGCGTCCGGCAATGCGCTTGAACTCGCTCTCTCCTACGCCTGCGGCGTCGGCGGCGGCCGTTCGGGCATCATCGAAACCAACTTCCGCGAAGAGTGCGAAACCGACCTCTTCGGCGAACAGGTCGTTCTCTGCGGCGGTCTCGTCGAGCTTATCCGCGCCGGTTTCGAAACGCTGACCGAAGCCGGTTATGCGCCCGAGATGGCCTATTTCGAGTGCCTGCACGAAGTGAAGCTGATCGTCGACCTGATCTATGAAGGCGGCATCGCCAACATGAACTACTCGATCTCCAACACGGCCGAGTGGGGCGAATACGTCTCCGGTCCGCGCATCATCACCGCCGAGACCAAGGCCGAGATGAAGCGCGTCCTCAAGGACATCCAGACCGGCAAGTTCACCTCCGAGTGGATGCAGGAATACCGGTCGGGTGCAGCCCGCTTCAAGGGCATCCGCCGCAACAACGACAGCCACCAGATCGAGGAAGTCGGCGCCAAGCTGCGCGGCATGATGCCCTGGATCGGCAAGAACAAGCTGGTCGACAAGAGCGTGAACTAA
- a CDS encoding DUF2278 family protein has product MLKNYKVLKGTASALALDDDNDPHIEIRIEANGISYRIALNVRSKESPHDLLYANIVDFKHPALTEALEELPMGLTDIRKDRPELAIDYVRGGLIEREDMNVAPFQLSGPKNDLRDFIEPIVQERIADSDVHFYAFGEAWGPENNKPDQYFHFEPGNGIHDIHMNQGDGGSFKATNGPNQDGALLVHFNDTDEWAAIFLCFQSQNWNTDAATGHPVSDGRGGQGRGEGTRRPQPIVASSLRIIAALINPVNGAGGTEAETVTIINRSDMSASLDGWKLEDENGRTQTLSGTLEAGELRTIALDARSGGPQLANKGGDIILRNADGAVADRVGYGKSETANEGWTTIF; this is encoded by the coding sequence ATGCTGAAGAATTACAAGGTCCTGAAGGGTACGGCGAGCGCACTCGCCCTTGACGACGACAACGATCCGCACATCGAGATCCGCATCGAGGCGAACGGTATCAGCTACCGCATCGCGCTCAACGTCCGCTCGAAGGAATCGCCGCACGACCTGCTCTACGCCAACATCGTCGATTTCAAGCACCCGGCGCTGACGGAAGCGCTCGAAGAGCTGCCGATGGGCCTGACCGACATCCGCAAGGACCGTCCGGAGCTGGCGATCGATTATGTCCGCGGTGGGCTGATCGAACGCGAAGACATGAACGTCGCGCCCTTCCAGCTATCCGGTCCGAAGAACGACCTGCGTGATTTCATCGAGCCGATCGTCCAGGAACGCATTGCCGATTCCGACGTGCATTTCTACGCTTTCGGCGAGGCCTGGGGGCCGGAGAACAACAAGCCGGACCAATATTTCCATTTCGAGCCGGGCAACGGCATCCACGACATCCACATGAACCAGGGTGACGGCGGCAGCTTCAAGGCCACCAACGGGCCGAACCAGGATGGCGCGCTGCTCGTCCATTTCAACGATACCGACGAATGGGCGGCGATCTTCCTCTGCTTCCAGTCGCAGAACTGGAACACCGATGCGGCGACCGGCCATCCCGTCTCCGACGGCCGCGGCGGCCAGGGCCGCGGCGAAGGCACCCGCCGACCGCAGCCGATCGTCGCCTCGTCGCTGCGCATCATCGCCGCGCTGATCAACCCGGTCAACGGCGCAGGCGGCACGGAAGCCGAAACTGTGACGATCATCAACCGCTCCGACATGTCGGCATCGCTCGACGGCTGGAAGCTGGAGGACGAAAACGGCAGGACCCAGACGCTGTCGGGAACGCTTGAGGCCGGCGAACTGCGCACCATAGCGCTCGATGCCAGGAGCGGCGGTCCCCAGCTTGCCAACAAAGGCGGCGACATCATCCTGCGCAATGCCGACGGCGCCGTGGCCGACCGTGTCGGCTACGGCAAGAGCGAAACGGCGAACGAAGGCTGGACGACTATATTTTGA
- a CDS encoding branched-chain amino acid aminotransferase: MTVTSASPEIKIELHKSPVPDADRIQALETPGFGKLFTDHMVLARWTAEKGWHDAKVTPRRPLELDPASAVLHYAQEIFEGMKAYKADDGRILLFRPEENARRFAQSATRMAMPPVPEDLFLKAVEELVRVDKAWIPTGDASLYLRPFMFANEAFLGVRPAQEYVFCIIASPVGAYFKGGAKAVSLWVETEYTRAAAGGTGAAKCGGNYAASLVAQAEATKKGCDQVVFLDAAEHRWVEELGGMNVFFVMNDGSVVTPPLGGTILPGITRASVIVLAEERGLRVEQRPYSFAEWQDDAASGRLVEAFACGTAAVLAGIGLVRHAGGEFLVGDGQTGKLTSELRQQLVSLQKGVTNDEHGWTRLIPT; this comes from the coding sequence ATGACCGTGACGTCTGCCTCTCCTGAAATCAAAATCGAACTCCACAAGTCTCCCGTCCCGGACGCCGATCGCATTCAGGCACTCGAGACGCCCGGCTTCGGCAAGCTCTTCACGGATCATATGGTCTTGGCACGATGGACGGCCGAGAAGGGCTGGCACGATGCAAAGGTTACGCCCAGGCGACCCCTGGAGCTCGATCCTGCGAGCGCCGTGCTGCATTATGCTCAGGAAATCTTCGAGGGCATGAAAGCCTACAAGGCGGACGATGGCCGGATTCTGCTCTTTCGGCCTGAAGAGAACGCACGCCGCTTCGCGCAGTCGGCGACCCGCATGGCGATGCCTCCCGTGCCCGAAGACCTCTTCCTGAAGGCGGTCGAAGAACTGGTCCGTGTCGACAAGGCCTGGATTCCCACAGGCGACGCCAGCCTGTACCTTCGCCCCTTCATGTTCGCCAACGAGGCGTTTCTCGGCGTTCGTCCGGCTCAGGAATATGTCTTCTGCATCATCGCCTCTCCGGTCGGCGCCTACTTCAAGGGCGGCGCAAAGGCGGTTTCCCTTTGGGTCGAGACCGAATACACCCGTGCAGCCGCCGGCGGCACGGGTGCAGCAAAATGCGGCGGAAACTACGCAGCCAGCCTCGTGGCGCAAGCCGAGGCGACCAAAAAGGGTTGCGATCAGGTGGTCTTCCTGGACGCCGCAGAGCATCGTTGGGTCGAAGAACTCGGCGGCATGAACGTCTTCTTCGTGATGAACGATGGATCAGTGGTGACCCCGCCCCTTGGCGGCACGATCCTGCCGGGCATCACCCGGGCTTCCGTGATCGTGCTCGCCGAAGAAAGGGGCTTGCGCGTCGAGCAGCGCCCCTACTCGTTCGCGGAATGGCAAGACGACGCTGCCAGTGGCAGGCTCGTCGAAGCGTTCGCTTGCGGCACTGCCGCAGTTCTGGCGGGCATCGGCCTGGTTCGACATGCCGGCGGTGAGTTTCTGGTCGGAGACGGACAGACCGGCAAGTTGACCAGTGAATTGCGTCAACAGCTCGTCAGTCTGCAGAAGGGCGTAACGAACGATGAGCACGGCTGGACGCGCCTCATCCCGACCTGA
- a CDS encoding MarR family winged helix-turn-helix transcriptional regulator: MKNATPDDLTDVPKVDEMLCFSIYSAGHAFNQLYRPLLDELDLTYPQFLVMTALWAHNDRTVKDLGETLFLDSSTLTPLLKRLEKSGLVTRNRNPADERQVLLRLTKEGHALKSRTAPVFDCIGKAVGLDAATVNTIRETIASIRDNIHKKKEEET, encoded by the coding sequence GGTAGATGAAATGCTCTGCTTTTCAATCTATTCGGCAGGCCATGCCTTTAACCAGCTTTACCGCCCGCTACTCGACGAATTGGATCTCACCTATCCGCAGTTCCTGGTGATGACCGCATTATGGGCGCATAACGACCGCACGGTGAAGGATCTGGGCGAGACCCTGTTTCTCGACTCGAGCACCCTCACCCCGCTGTTGAAGCGGCTGGAGAAATCAGGCCTCGTCACCCGCAACCGAAATCCCGCCGATGAGCGCCAGGTCCTCCTGCGCCTGACGAAGGAGGGGCACGCCTTGAAGAGCCGTACCGCCCCAGTGTTCGACTGCATCGGAAAAGCCGTCGGTCTCGACGCCGCGACCGTCAACACGATTCGGGAAACGATCGCTTCCATCCGCGACAACATTCACAAGAAGAAAGAGGAAGAGACCTGA
- a CDS encoding ribbon-helix-helix domain-containing protein, whose product MAKMTIMLPDNLADYVARRVASGRYSSAGAYLAELVLKDQNHRKLDDEELRDILRQAEESGISDRRIADILLETKAKLRDINL is encoded by the coding sequence ATGGCGAAAATGACGATCATGCTTCCGGACAACCTGGCGGACTACGTCGCACGCCGTGTTGCAAGCGGCAGGTACAGCAGTGCCGGTGCATATCTGGCGGAACTCGTCCTGAAGGATCAGAACCACCGCAAGCTTGATGACGAGGAACTGCGTGATATCCTGAGACAGGCTGAGGAGAGCGGCATCAGCGACCGGCGCATTGCCGACATCCTGCTGGAAACGAAGGCGAAGCTGCGTGACATCAACCTATAG
- a CDS encoding PLP-dependent aminotransferase family protein: MLNWDTMFASRSSRMRASEIRELLKLLDRPDIISFAGGIPDPALFPDQEFKQAYADIFDGPAVNSALQYSVSEGYKPLREWLVGQMADLGIPCELDNVFIVSGSQQGLDYLGKLFLSPNDTALVTWPTYLGALQAFNAYEPAYDQLTPNGNRTPDSYRAAAAAAGGKVKFAYLSADFSNPTGETVDLDGRRKVLALAEELDIAVIEDAAYQSLRYDGDPIPPILALEIAEKGHINVTRTIYCGSFSKTLAPGLRVGFIVANAPVIRKLVLIKQAADLHSSTINQMAISDVAERGFEAQVAKIKAAYMKRRDCMLAALENYMPEGTSWTKPEGGMFIWITLPEGMDGAKLLAKSLETAKVAFVPGKAFFADGSGANTFRVSFSCANEQMIEDGIGRLGALISAEIGG; encoded by the coding sequence ATGCTGAACTGGGACACCATGTTTGCGTCGCGCTCGTCGCGCATGCGCGCATCCGAGATCCGCGAGCTTCTGAAGCTTCTCGACCGGCCCGATATCATTTCCTTTGCCGGCGGCATTCCGGATCCGGCGCTGTTTCCCGATCAGGAATTCAAGCAGGCCTATGCCGACATCTTCGATGGCCCTGCCGTCAATTCGGCGCTGCAATATTCGGTCAGCGAAGGTTATAAGCCGCTGCGCGAATGGCTGGTTGGGCAGATGGCCGATCTCGGCATCCCTTGCGAACTCGACAATGTCTTCATCGTCTCCGGCTCGCAGCAGGGCCTCGATTATCTCGGCAAGCTGTTTCTCTCGCCGAACGATACCGCGCTGGTGACTTGGCCGACCTATCTCGGCGCGCTGCAGGCCTTCAACGCCTATGAGCCAGCCTACGACCAGCTGACGCCGAACGGCAACCGGACGCCGGACTCCTACCGTGCGGCCGCAGCCGCAGCTGGCGGCAAGGTGAAATTCGCCTATCTCTCCGCCGACTTCTCCAATCCGACCGGCGAAACGGTCGATCTCGATGGCCGCCGGAAGGTGCTGGCGCTCGCCGAAGAGCTCGACATCGCCGTCATCGAAGACGCTGCCTATCAGTCGCTGCGTTACGACGGCGACCCGATCCCGCCGATCCTGGCGCTGGAAATCGCCGAAAAGGGCCACATCAACGTTACACGCACGATCTACTGCGGCAGCTTCTCGAAGACGCTGGCGCCCGGCCTTCGTGTCGGCTTCATCGTCGCCAATGCCCCCGTCATCCGCAAGCTGGTGCTGATAAAGCAGGCCGCCGACCTGCATTCCTCGACGATCAACCAGATGGCGATATCAGATGTCGCCGAGCGGGGCTTTGAGGCGCAGGTCGCCAAGATCAAGGCCGCCTACATGAAGCGCCGCGACTGCATGCTGGCAGCGCTCGAAAATTATATGCCCGAAGGCACGAGCTGGACGAAGCCGGAAGGCGGCATGTTCATCTGGATCACGCTGCCGGAAGGCATGGACGGGGCCAAGCTATTGGCGAAATCGCTCGAAACCGCAAAGGTCGCCTTCGTGCCCGGCAAGGCCTTCTTCGCCGACGGTTCCGGCGCCAATACTTTCCGCGTCAGCTTCTCCTGCGCCAACGAGCAGATGATCGAGGACGGCATCGGCCGCCTGGGTGCGCTGATCTCGGCCGAGATCGGCGGGTGA